A single Plasmodium knowlesi strain H genome assembly, chromosome: 13 DNA region contains:
- a CDS encoding tryptophan-rich antigen: MAHTNEIIVNGASERSMQSQCGNYQIVGARQERKMDEQKSTQRSSFFTKKTAMLFFVLAYIFLKHQDDAPRQGVNASLPLCKGVGRILASKERATPSGGKFQLGRGAYDNGVEIHRYIQHYYEDPEEDYENPEEDYDDPYEVYDDLYEAYDDPYGNYADPYGNDADPYGNYADPYGNYADPYGNYADPYGNYADPYGNYADPYGNYEDDEEPYSDEEIEGEDEGSEEETEGDSSEEEYDAMDVSKYEDWNTFKQSLEADWGKFEMKLFKAKETWMEQKNKELSKWLSLVQNRWNKYCEIPTTGEDPGNLRKQDWSSCEWIKWFNAKVKCPIHAQLEKWLDENHSNLFNILVKHMAQFKCKKIKGWLMYHWKMNEEDDDYETYAVMPTLKFLDLVQSRKWYHANPNIDKQRKELMEWFLLKEKEYVKKEQVDLSHWENIKHSSINSMITTFSEKRLTEKEWNKFLSEIKF, translated from the exons ATGGCGCATACAAATGAAATAATCGTCAACGGCGCATCAGAAAGGTCGATGCAATCCCAATGTGGTAATTACCAAATTGTAGGAGCTAggcaagaaagaaaaatggatgaacagAAAAGTACACAACGATCATCCTTTTTCACTAAAAAAACTGCtatgttgttttttgttcttgCTTACATCTTTTTAAAG CACCAGGATGATGCTCCAAGACAGGGCGTGAATGCTTCTTTACCACTGTGTAAGGGTGTTGGTAGAATTTTAGCAAGCAAAGAAAGAGCAACTCCATCAGGGGGCAAATTCCAATTAGGACGGGGAGCTTATGACAACGGCGTGGAAATCCATAGATACATCCAACACTACTATGAGGATCCTGAAGAAGATTATGAGAACCCTGAAGAAGACTATGATGATCCTTACGAAGTTTACGATGATCTTTACGAAGCTTACGATGACCCTTACGGAAATTATGCAGACCCTTACGGAAATGATGCAGACCCTTACGGAAATTATGCGGACCCCTACGGAAATTATGCGGACCCTTACGGAAATTATGCGGACCCCTACGGAAATTATGCGGACCCTTACGGAAATTATGCGGACCCTTACGGAAATTATGAAGATGACGAAGAACCATATTCTGATGAAGAGattgaaggagaagatgAGGGATCGGAAGAAGAAACTGAAGGGGATTCATCGGAAGAAGAATATGACGCAATGGATGTTTCAAAATATGAAGATTGGAACACATTCAAGCAAAGCTTAGAAGCGGATTGGGGAAAATTTGAaatgaaattatttaaagcaaaagaaacctggatggaacaaaaaaataaagaacttTCCAAATGGCTTAGCTTAGTTCAAAATAGATGGAATAAATACTGTGAAATCCCAACAACAGGAGAGGATCCTGGTAATTTAAGAAAGCAAGATTGGAGCAGCTGCGAATGGATAAAATGGTTTAACGCAAAAGTAAAATGCCCAATCCATGCACAATTGGAAAAATGGTTGGACGAAAATCATTCCAATTTATTTAATATTCTTGTAAAACATATGGCACAATTTAAGTGCAAGAAAATCAAAGGGTGGTTAATGTACCACTGGAAAATGAAcgaagaggatgatgatTATGAAACTTATGCAGTTATGCCAACACTGAAATTTTTAGATTTGGTGCAGTCTCGAAAATGGTATCATGCCAATCCTAATATAGataaacaaagaaaagaactCATGGAATGGTTCCTCcttaaagaaaaggaatatgtaaagaaggaacaggTGGACTTGTCTCATTGGGAAAATATCAAGcattcttccattaattcaATGATTACAACATTTTCTGAAAAGCGCCTAACGGAGAAAGAATGGAATAAATTTCTcagtgaaataaaattttga
- a CDS encoding duffy binding protein gamma → MEGKKKRPLFFLLVLLLSHKANNVLFERMNGILLLECENEYVKNENGYKLATGHHYMDNDQIERWLQGTDRSRRVKIEENVKYKYNVEELNTKYEQMKGKRINRILKESTYEAQNVADNNYIDDKANGEYKTDNKTNKGEGARNMVMLDYDIFGSGHPDGIIDNVVEFVTEDEGNFLKNSSKGDDHPYRMKRKEKMSSGAINQIFLQNNVMDKCNDKRKRGERDWDCPTEKDVCIPDRRYQLCMMEITNLVDNTNTHFHSDIIFRKSYFERRLIYDVGAEGDLLLKKYNNVYSEDLCKDIKWSLQDFGDIIMGTDMEGIGYSLVVENNLRSIFGTGTSAELDRKKWWNDHKKDIWKAMILSVKEKNRYSAWNCKEDVQINVEPQIYRWIREWGRDYMSEFREQRRKLNEKCEDKLYYSTMLICTLPPCNNACKSYDEWITGKKKQWDVLSTKFSSVKKAQKIETENIARAYDILKQELNGFNEVTFENEINKRDKLYNYFCVCIVQEARKNTQENVKNVGSGVESKAPSSNPINEAVKSSSGEGKVQEDSAHRSVNEGEGKSSTNEADPGSQPGGPASRSVDEKAGVPALSAGQGHDKVPPAEAAATESAVPHSADKTPITATEENKQRTQVDGVAGGDGKAPGPTVSSDVPSVGGKDSGPSTPASHALAGENGEVHNGTDTEPKEDGEKADPQKNIEVKGKQDTDDRSQGSLGPHTDERASLGETHMEKDTETTGGSTLTPEQNVSVASDNGNVPGSGNKQNEGATALSGAESLESSESVHKTIDNTTHGLENKNGGNEKDFQKHDFMNNDMLNDQTSSDHTSSDQTSSDQTSSDQTSSDQTSSDQTSSDQTSSDQTSSDQTIDTEGHHRDNVRNPEIKSSEDMSKGDFMRNSNSNELYSHNNLNNRKLNRDQYEHRDVKATREKIILMSEVNKCNNRTSLKYCNTIEDRMLSSTCSRERSKNLCCSISDFCLNYFELYSYEFYNCMKKEFEDPSYECFTKGSSTGIVYFATGGAFLIILLLFASWNAASNDYEEEATFDEFEEYCYNIHRTPQMPNDIEHMQQFTPLDYS, encoded by the exons atggaaggaaaaaaaaaacgtcctttattttttctcctagtTTTATTATTGTCACACAAG gCTAATAATGTATTATTTGAACGAATGAATGGAATCCTTTTACTAGAATGCGAAAATGAAtacgtgaaaaatgaaaatggttATAAATTAGCTACAGGACATCATTATATGGACAATGATCAAATAGAACGATGGTTACAAGGAACTGATAGAAGCAGAAGAGTGAAGATtgaggaaaatgtaaaatataaatataacgTAGAGGAACTAAAtacaaaatatgaacaaatgaaaggaaaaagaattaacCGCATTTTGAAGGAATCCACTTACGAGGCGCAAAATGTTGCAGACAACAATTATATAGATGATAAAGCAAATGGAGAATATAAAACTGATAATAAAACTAATAAGGGGGAAGGTGCAAGGAATATGGTCATGTTGGATTATGATATATTTGGCAGTGGCCACCCAGATGGGATCATTGATAATGTTGTTGAATTTGTAACTGAGGATGAGGGgaattttcttaaaaattcCTCAAAAGGCGATGACCATCCTTATCGTATGaaacggaaggaaaaaatgtctaGTGGTGCTATTaatcaaatttttcttcaaaacaaTGTAATGGACAAGTGTAATGATAAGAGAAAGCGCGGGGAAAGAGATTGGGACTGTCCAACTGAGAAAGATGTTTGCATACCAGATAGAAGATATCAATTATGTATGATGGAAATTACAAATCTGGTAGATAACACGAACACACATTTTCATAGTGATATAATATTTCGAAAATCATATTTCGAGAGGAGACTTATTTATGATGTTGGAGCAGAGGGCGATTTATTATTGAAGAAGTATAACAACGTATATAGCGAAGACTTATGTAAGGATATTAAATGGAGTTTGCAGGATTTTGGAGATATAATTATGGGAACTGATATGGAGGGTATTGGGTATTCCCTAGTAGTGGAAAACAATTTGCGCAGCATCTTTGGAACTGGTACAAGTGCCGAACTGGATCGTAAGAAATGGTGGAATGATCATAAAAAAGATATTTGGAAAGCAATGATTTTATcagttaaagaaaaaaatagatattCTGCATGGAATTGTAAAGAAGATGTTCAGATAAACGTGGAACCGCAGATATATAGATGGATTCGAGAATGGGGAAGAGATTATATGTCAGAATTCCGCGAACAACGACGGAAactaaatgaaaaatgtgaagataaATTATACTATTCTACTATGTTAATATGTACTTTGCCTCCATGCAATAATGCCTGTAAATCATATGATGAATGgataacaggaaaaaaaaaacagtgggATGTTTTGTCAACAAAATTTTCAAGCGTAAagaaggcacaaaaaatCGAGACGGAAAATATCGCAAGAGCTTATGATATACTAAAACAGGAATTAAATGGATTTAATGAAGTGACGTTTGAGAATGAAATTAACAAACGTGATaaattatataattatttttgcgTTTGTATCGTTCAGGAGGCTAGAAAGAATACCcaggaaaatgtgaaaaatgtagGAAGTGGTGTTGAATCTAAGGCACCCAGTTCGAATCCGATAAATGAGGCTGTAAAAAGTAGTAGCGGGGAGGGGAAGGTTCAGGAGGATTCTGCACACAGAAGTGTGAACGAAGGTGAAGGTAAGTCTAGCACAAATGAAGCTGATCCAGGTTCCCAACCAGGTGGTCCTGCTTCTCGTAGTGTAGATGAAAAGGCAGGTGTTCCTGCTCTATCAGCTGGTCAAGGTCATGATAAAGTTCCCCCTGCTGAAGCTGCTGCTACAGAATCGGCTGTTCCACATTCAGCAGACAAAACTCCAATTACAgcaacagaagaaaataagcAAAGAACGCAGGTGGATGGTGTTGCAGGTGGAGATGGTAAGGCTCCTGGTCCAACTGTTTCTTCCGATGTTCCTAGTGTTGGGGGTAAGGATAGTGGTCCCAGTACCCCTGCGTCCCATGCTCTCGCTGGGGAAAATGGTGAAGTTCATAATGGCACTGATACTGAACCTAAGGAAGATGGTGAGAAGGCAGatccccaaaaaaatatagaagtAAAGGGTAAGCAAGACACAGATGATAGGTCACAGGGGTCACTTGGGCCACATACTGATGAAAGAGCATCTTTGGGGGAAACTCATATGGAGAAGGATACAGAAACCACAGGAGGTAGTACTCTCACTCCCGAACAGAATGTTAGTGTTGCTTCTGATAATGGTAATGTTCCTGGATCTGGCAATAAGCAAAATGAGGGTGCAACTGCGTTGAGTGGAGCTGAAAGTTTGGAATCAAGCGAAAGTGTACATAAAACTATTGATAATACAACTCACGGtttagaaaataaaaatggaggaaacgAAAAGGATTTTCAGAAGCACGATTTTATGAATAATGACATGTTGAATGATCAAACAAGTTCTGATCACACAAGTTCAGACCAAACAAGTTCTGATCAAACAAGTTCAGACCAAACAAGTTCAGATCAAACAAGTTCAGACCAAACAAGTTCAGATCAAACAAGTTCAGACCAAACAAGTTCAGATCAAACTATAGATACAGAAGGACATCACAGGGATAATGTCAGAAATCCTGAAATAAAGAGTTCGGAAGATATGAGTAAAGGGGATTTTATGAGAAATTCAAATAGTAACGAATTATATAGTCATAATAATTTGAATAATCGTAAATTAAATAGAGACCAATACGAACACAGAGATGTCAAAGcaacaagggaaaaaattatccttaTGTCTGAAGTAAACAAATGCAATAATAGGACATCCTTAAAATACTGTAACACTATAGAAGACAGAATGTTATCGAGCACTTGTTCAAGGGAGAGGAGTAAAAATTTATGTTGTTCAATATCGGATTTTTGTTTGAATTATTTTGAGCTCTATTCTTATGAATTTTACAATTgcatgaaaaaggaatttgaAGATCCATCATACGAGTGCTTTACAAAAGGAAGCTCCACAG GCATAGTTTATTTTGCCACGGGGGGAGCGTTTCTGATAATACTGTTGCTATTTGCCTCATGGAATGCAGCCTCGAATGA ttatgaagaagaagctaCATTTGATGAGTTTGAGGAATACTGTTATAATATTCACAGAACCCCTCAAATGCCTAACG atATTGAGCACATGCAACAATTTACACCCCTGGATTATTCATAA
- a CDS encoding SICAvar, type I (fragment): HLYFIHFLGSTSSSSSSSASSASGSSSSGWWLGGAGVQGPGQGPGPGQQPPPPPQPQPQPSSTQSTAESSGWGIWSRIFGKLQRKILSAVSPASWVASAPSAISTVSHAATPVIQAVQGVVGGEVQIVPLARPAPPVEPDEPVEPVTPTPTAKPTKPWDRLIPFVALAPATVAISIFSYLIWKYFAQLRKIRLYRRAPLRIPGPSVQEQLLDHVEEAGPHEYRLVKERKPPSVPARTKRSGRDPAGDGRVNRRTIIKIHFELVDECQKGDTQLNQKDFLELLVREFMGSEFMEEEEQVPKEEVLMESVPRELVPIEEVPSLSSGFMV, from the exons CAtctttatttcattcacTTCTTAGGTTCAACTTCGAGTTCAAGTTCAAGTTCCGCTTCTTCAGCTTCaggtagtagtagtagtggTTGGTGGTTGGGAGGTGCCGGTGTTCAAGGACCAGGTCAAGGTCCTGGTCCAGGACAACAACCACCCCCACCTCCGCAACCACAACCACAACCATCATCAACACAGTCCACAGCAGAATCTTCGGGTTGGGGTATATGGTCGCGAATTTTTGGGAAGttgcaaagaaaaattttgtcTGCCGTGTCTCCAGCTTCGTGGGTCGCATCAGCTCCATCCGCCATTAGTACTGTTTCTCATGCAGCTACCCCCGTAATACAGGCTGTTCAGGGAGTTGTAGGAGGTGAAGTACAAATTGTTCCTTTAGCACGTCCTGCTCCACCAGTCGAACCGGATGAACCGGTCGAACCAGTTACTCCTACCCCCACCGCGAAGCCTACAAAACCTTGGGATCGGCTTATCCCTTTTGTTGCGTTGGCTCCTGCTACAGTTgctatttctattttttcctacttaatctggaag tattttgccCAACTGCGTAAGATAAGACTCTACAGAAGAGCTCCTTTAAGAATTCCcggtccatcagtacaggaacagctccttgatcatgtggaagaagctggtccacatgaatatcgattggttaaggaacgaaaacctccaTCTGTTCCAGcgagaacaaaacgttctggtcgcgatCCTGCTGGTGatggtcgcgtgaatcgccgcaccattattaaaattcattttgaactggtggatgaatgtcaaaaaggggacacacaattgaaccagaaggattttctggaacttttagTTCGAGAGTTTATGGGAAgcgaatttatggaagaagaagaacaagttcctaaggaagaagttcttatggaaagtgttccaagggaacttgttcctattGAGGAGGTTCCAAGCttaagttccgggtttatggtttaa
- a CDS encoding KIR-like protein yields the protein MSEVDECWNGWSVKSRYKELEDAGTNGGSCHGCYASRKSELQAAMQPYKLFESVVQKMMNAWCYVNKKTGNDRSKYCDLFYYWLGNLILNTPNNDISVLKVAMETIYNKLQQWIKINECTEWPKVKKEEFDNLKRQYDFKEDYKSLDTKIETSSEPCLKEYKKYLEGVSATHISTQSTCQRWDKKNDPYCTTWNGMWNTQGSLQGEKLNELSSKVTSKLQGSVTGETTPQERTELSNSAEGDTSAEVREDSNSSQMGEESAASGTVVRGTEGQGESPFRPSPDLEDGYSDHGNTVSSLNGTTSPENNNTTTTIPTTTIISSVIPLVGLPTIAFLLYKYTSIFSPKNNSTNRGRRFDQPDLNTFMDSSTENSTLQSTLYSTYDSTRSSSYNSTYDSTNFSGGNITDSATEHSGEYSTTVSGPESTYEYRDGNSTIYNRQPRKVRTNKNTQRRKNIGYHRM from the exons aTGTCAGAAGTG GATGAATGCTGGAATGGATGGAGTGTAAAATCCCGATATAAAGAACTTGAGGATGCAGGGACGAACGGGGGCAGTTGCCATGGTTGCTATGCCTCTAGGAAAAGCGAATTACAGGCTGCAATGCAACCATATAAGTTATTCGAGAGTGTAGTTcagaaaatgatgaatgCCTGGTGttatgtaaataaaaagacCGGAAATGATAGATCTAAGTATTGTGACCTCTTTTATTATTGGCTCGGGAATTTAATTCTGAACACACCGAATAATGATATATCTGTTCTGAAAGTTGCTATGGAAACAATTTATAATAAACTTCAGCaatggataaaaataaacgaatgCACGGAGTGGccaaaggtgaaaaaagaagaattcgaTAACTTGAAGAGGCAGTACGATTTTAAAGAAGATTATAAGTCACTGGACACAAAAATAGAGACATCGAGTGAACCATGCTTGAAGGAATACAAGAAGTACCTGGAGGGAGTTTCTGCTACCCATATCAGTACGCAGAGTACATGTCAACGCTGGGACAAAAAGAACGACCCATACTGTACCACATGGAATGGAATGTGGAATACTCAAGGGAGTTTACAAGGGGAGAAATTGAATGAACTCTCATCAAAAGTAACAAGCAAATTACAGGGATCAGTAACTGGGGAGACCACTCCGCAGGAACGAACAGAATTGTCCAATTCTGCCGAAg GTGATACAAGTGCAGAAGTGCGGGAGGATTCGAATAGTTCCCAAATGGGTGAAGAGTCAGCTGCATCAGGAACAGTAGTAAGAGGGACAGAGGGACAGGGTGAATCTCCATTCAGACCTAGTCCTGATCTTGAGGATGGATATAGTGATCACGGAAATACAGTATCTTCCCTTAATGGTACCACTTCCCCGGAAAACAACAACACCACTACCACCATTCCTACCACCACCATTATATCCTCAGTAATTCCTCTTGTAGGACTACCTACAATcgcattccttctttacaaG TACACTTCCATATTTTCCcctaaaaataattccactAACAGGGGGAGAAGGTTTGACCAACCAGATTTAAACACATTTATGGATAGTTCAACAGAGAACTCAACATTACAGTCAACATTATACTCAACATACGACTCAACACGGAGTTCGTCCTACAACTCGACATACGATTCAACGAATTTTTCGGGGGGCAACATAACGGACAGTGCAACAGAGCATTCAGGAGAATACTCAACAACTGTTTCAGGACCTGAATCAACGTACGAGTACAGAGATGGGAATTCTACTATATATAACAGACAACCCAGAAAAGTAAGAACAAATAAGAATACGcagcgaagaaaaaatataggttATCATCGTATGTAA
- a CDS encoding SICAvar, type I (fragment) has product YFGPLGKGGPRLRRSPAEIHGPSVQEQVLDHVQQDASHEYQLVKERKPRSVPARTKRSGRVNRRTIIEIHFEVLDECQKGDTQVNQKDFLELLVQEFMGSELMEEEEQVPKEEVLMEGVPLELVPIEEVPMERVPNLGSGLLV; this is encoded by the coding sequence tattttggtcctcttggtaaaggaggaccacgtttaagaagatctcctgctgaaattcaTGGTCCATCGgtacaagaacaagtccttgatcatgtgcagcaagatgcttcacatgaatatcaattggtgaaggaacgaaaacctcgttctgttccagcgagaacgaaacgttctggtcgcgtgaatcgtcgaacgattattgaaattcattttgaagtgttggacgaatgtcaaaaaggggacacacaagtgaaccagaaggattttctggaacttttggttcaagagttcatgggatccgaattaatggaagaagaagaacaggttcctaaggaagaagttcttatggaaggtgttcctttggaacttgttcctattgaagaggttccaatggaacgtgttccaaatttaggttccgggttactggtttaa